From the genome of Nicotiana sylvestris chromosome 2, ASM39365v2, whole genome shotgun sequence, one region includes:
- the LOC138884969 gene encoding secreted RxLR effector protein 161-like has product MGIIGSLLYLTSSKLDIVFSVVLRARFQSNPEESHMKAAKKILRYLGIQNLALYYPSGDSFNLISYVNANYAGYLEDRKSTSGMAHSLRSCFILWGIRKQNSVSFSTVEVEYVAAAK; this is encoded by the coding sequence ATGGGAATCATTGGATCTCTACTCTACCTTACTTCCAGCAAGCTAGACATTGTATTCAGTGTGGTATTACGTGCAAGGTTCCAATCAAATCCTGAGGAATCTCATATGAAGGCTGCTAAGAAAATTCTGAGATATTTGGGCATACAAAACCTAGCTTTGTACTATCCTTCAGGGGACAGTTTCAACCTTATTAGTTATGTTAACGCTAATTATGCAGGTTATCTGGAGGATAGGAAAAGCACATCTGGAATGGCTCATTCCCTTCGATCATGCTTTATCTTATGGGGTATAAGGAAACAAAACTCTGTATCTTTCTCAACAGTTGAAGTAGAATATGTTGCAGCTGCCAAGTGA